The Manis javanica isolate MJ-LG chromosome 13, MJ_LKY, whole genome shotgun sequence region GGGCTAGCTCGTGTTTTTATGTAACATAGGAGGAAAGACTATCCCAGGGATCTTCACAAAGAACATTCTAGGCTGTATCTGGGGTCCCTTCATGTATCAGAAGCTACTTCTAGGGTCTGTCTACAGTAGGGAGAGTTTGAGGAGTAAAGCTGCAGTTACTGGCAAGACTGGCTCAGGGCTTCCATGATGGGCAGAGGTGCTGTTTCTGGGGTCTGTCCACATCTTGGAAGTATGTCAGGGGTCTGCCTAACTGCAGGGTGATCTCAGCGGCCTGTGACTAGCGAAGGAGCGAATTCAGGGTTTTGcatcagaggtcagcaaacttcttGTGTGAAGTGCCATATAGTACATATCTTGGGCTTTGAAGGCCTAAGATGTGTTGTAACAACTATGTTGTAACAAATCAACTCTGCTGTTGAGTGAAAGTGGTCACAGACAATAATTAAGTGAATGAACATGgttgtgtgccaataaaactttatttataaaaaccagTGTAAGGCCAGAATTTCCTGACCCCTGTTCTTTGTGAGCCTGGAGGGGAAGGCTCTGTGGGAGTCCCAGGCCTGCCTGAGTCCTCTCTCTGCGCCCCCCTGCACCCTTCTCCTACCAGGATCCTGCGCATCCAGAAAGAAGCTCCCACACTGCAGCGGAAGGAGCCCCCACCCTCAGTGCTGGAGGCTGACCTGACGGAGGGTGACCTGGCCAACTCCCACCTGCCCTCTGAGGTGCTCTACATGCTCAAGAATGTCCGGTCAGTATCAGGGTGCAGGCGGGGGGCTGCAGAATCGGGGACCTGACCTGACCGGCTTAGTtgcccctcccctttccccctccaACAGGGTGCTGGGCCACTTCGAGAAGCCGCTCTTCCTGGAGCTCTGCCGACACATGGTCTTCCAGCGGCTCAGCCAGGGTGACTATGTCCTCCGGCCGGGCCAGCCAGACGCCAGCATCTACGTGGTGCAGGAGGGGCTGCTGGAGCTCTGTTTGCCAGGACCTGTGAGTGGACCTCCCCAAGGGTAGCAGTCCTTGGGTCAGGAGGGTTGAAGGTCTTCTGAGATGTGTCGGCAGGAGTCAGGAACAGATGCCCAAGGGTGTCTGAAGTGGTCCACGGTCACGGTTAGTGACGGCCAGGAAGAGGATGCTCATCGTTATGACCGCAGGGTTCTGGGATCGAGGGTCAGTGATCACCgggtgggtgagggtgagggccagTGGCACGATCAGGGGGCGGACTTCCCATTGGCAGTGCCAAGGCAGCCCTGGTCAGCGGCCCCCCACCATTCTCAGGACGGGAAGGAGTGTGTAGTGAAGGAAGTGGTCCCCGGGGACAGCGTCAACAGCCTTTTGAGCATCCTGGATGTCATCACTGTGAGTGACCAGTTggtgtggggggcagggaggctgggTTCAAGGACATACCCAGTGGGCTGGGTTGGAGAGGTCACCTGGAGGGCCCCAATCCCTGACAGGTCCCTGAGGTTGTGGGTGGTCTGTCGAGAAGGGTTGGAGGGGGCAATGGGAAAGCTACAACCCCTGCCCTTGATTCTTCccattcccccacctcccagggtcACCAGCACCCCCAGCGGACGGTGTCTGCCCGGGCTGCCCGCGACTCCACAGTGCTGCGGCTGCCGGTGGAGGCCTTCTCCACcgtcttcaccaagtaccccgaGAGCCTGGTGCGCGTGGTGCAGGTCAGCGGCCTTTGACCTTCTTCCACCGACCCCAGGGGGGGCCGGGACTCCGCAGCCAGCAGGAGCTCAAGCTGTGCTTATCTGCCCAAACAGCCGCCTGGGGCCTCCTTGACTCCTCCCATTAGGCATCTCcgctcccccacccccgcccctaGGCTTCTGTCACGTGATTGTGGATGTCTCCCTGCTCCCTTCCTGTCCCTGCAGCCCCTTACTACTCCTGACCTTGACCTTCGCTCTGCCCCATCTCCTGTTTCCCTGCTTCCCATCCTGGCCTCTCACCCCCTTAACTGCTTTGTTTCAACTTTCACCGGGCTCACCCTTTGGTCCTTGGCGCCATCCATTGTGGCCACGCCCCTCAAAGCAGCCCCCTGTTCCCGCCTCCGCAGATCATCATGGTGAGGCTGCAGCGGGTCACCTTCCTGGCGCTTCACAACTACCTGGGCCTGACCAACGAGCTGTTCAGCCACGTGGGTTGCACAGGAGGCCCAGGGGGCTGGGCGGGTGGGGGTGTGCCCCGTGCCTCGGGAGACTCCGTGCCTCGGGAGACTCGCTGCGAGGGTGCTCTCTGCCCCCAGGAGATCCAGCCACTGCGCCTCTTCCCCATCCCCGGCCTCCCAGCCCGCACAAGCCCGGTGCGTGGTTCCAAGTCGGCGGCCAGCACCTCGGCTATCGAAGAGCCAAGGGAGACCCCTGGCCGGCCACCAGACCCCACCGGGGCCCCACTGCCTGGACCTGCAGGTAGCTGAGGTGACCCCTGCCTGGGCCTCTCCCCGCCTCTGCCTCCCAGTCTCTCTCTCCGTTCCTCAGAGACTCCTGCCTGCCCCTGCCCATTCCCCCAGGGACATCTGGCCCCAGCCCCTGAGAGCCATTGCAATAACTTTGCCTGGTCCTCCAGGCCTCGGGGGCTTGGACCCCTCCCAGACCCCTGTcagacccccccaccccaaactgAGGTCTCGGCTTGGCGCTCTGAGGGGTGGGTGCCTGAACACATGTCTTCCCCAGGGAACCCAGTGAAGCCTACGTCCCTGGAAGCCCCATCTGCCCCCCTGCTGAGTCGCTGCATCTCCATGCCAGTGGACATCTCAGGTTTGGGGCACCGGATAGAGAGGGGGCAGCAATCAAGCTTCTGGGTTTGAATGCAGGCCTGCCAATCTTGATTTTTCTCCCCTGTGAAATGGGAACCCTGGCAACACTTTCTCTCGTGGCTTTTTGTGGGTGCTCACGGAGATGGTGTTCTCCCAGCTGTGGCGGGGATTCCAAGGGAGAGTTTAGTGATTGATTAGTCATGTCTGCATGGATATGGCATTCAGCAGGGAGGTCAGCTGGGGCCACTCTCATCTTTATTGCTTTTATGGCCCCTTGCCCACCACAGGCTTGCAAGGTGTCCCCCGCTCAGACTTTGACATGGCATATGAACGGGGCCGAATCTCCGTGTCCCTTCAGGAAGAGGCCTCAGGGGGGCCCCAGGCAGTGCTGGCTCGGGTAAGGCCCTGCCTTCTCCCtacccctccctgtgccctcccaggCCACTGGCCGGTGGTGGACTCCCCTGAGGAGGAAGGTCAGGTAGGAGCACAGAGATCACAGGCCTTGCCCCATTCAGTCCCCCACTCAGGAACCCCGGGAGCAGCCAGCAGGTGCCTGTGAGTACACGGAAGCCAGCAACTTCTGTGAAGACGAGTCAGCCACCGGTGGCTGCCCCTTCGGGCCCTACCAGGGCCGCCAGACAAGCAGCATCTTTGAGGCAGCGAAGCGGGAGCTGGCCAAGCTGATGCGGATTGAGGTGGGTGGCTGAGGGGGCCTTGGGGATGGAACTGGGGGTCGGGAAGCCTGGCTGGGCAAGTCTcacctttcttcctccccaggaCCCTGCTCTCCTGAACAGCCGGGTCTTACTGCATCATGCCAAAGCTGGCACCATCATTGCCCGCCAGGGGGACCAGGTGAGACTGACCCCTGACCTCTAATCATGCAACTCTAACCCAAGACCTCTCTGATCTCTGACCCTTGCATTGTGACCCTATGTGTAGATATCTCAGTCTATGCTTTCCAACCCCTGACCCTCAGAACCTCTTACTCTGACCCTCAGCCCTCCTGCCCCATGTCCTTCGGACCTATTGACCTTTCACCTACAATCCCTGAGCCTTTTACCTTAGGGCCCCAACCCCTAGATCTCTCTTCCCTGCCCTGGCCTTTCATGCAACTTCTGTTTTCTGGCCTTTCAGTCCAGCTCTATGCTCGGAAGCTCTTTGTCGACTCCAGTCCTGGGTCCCTTCCAGGATGGGAGCTCGGTAGATGTGTGCAGATCAGAATCTGGACGTGAGGCCGCGAACCAGCCCCAGGAGCTGGCTTTCGCTGCCTTCCAGCAGCACCCAGAAGGGACAGCAAATTGTATCCCAGTTCCCTACATTCTCCAAATGGGAAGCTGAGACCTACTCATGGTCTCGTAGTCCAGAAGCACAGGGGAGGGTTCTGGACAGAGGGGGCCGAAGTTGAAGTGCAGACACTGCCCTGAcaccctgtgtgaccttggctgaATCATCCAGAAAgttctcagctttctcatctagGGAATGGAGGTGCTAACAGTTGACTAGGATTGTTGCGAGGATTAACGTGGAGATGGCTCTGAGCTGCCTAGGGTTTACAAGGATGACCAGCCCTGGGCTGGAACAGGGGTTGGCGTGGGGGTGGCTTTCCTGTTATCTGGCTGGGATATCATTCTGTCATTTGACCAGTGGATTCAACTATCACTTCAAAAGGGTGCACTCTTTTCTGCAGAGGAAGTTGGGTGGAGCTTCTGCCAGCTGTTTGTGGTATTTGGGGGACAGGCAGGTTGAGGCAGTGTGGTCACACCATGGCTTTTGCAGGGGGCCCCTGGATCCTTACTTATTTGGGAAACTTGGGCTCAGCCCAGCCGCCCAGCCTGCTAATGGGCCAAGCAGATCTGCAGCTACTTGAGGCTCCTTGGGCCCTCAGGACTTTGTTAGGGACATTACTTTGCTATGCCTTCTTTTGAAATTTAACACCAGTGGTTTTCAACAGGGGGCACTTTTGCCCCCCTCCCCAGGGGACATGTGGCAAAGCAGAGACTTTTATTGATTTGCAGGGTTGCTACTTagtgagcagaggccagagatgcaAGAATGCACAGGATAGCCCCTGCCGCAAAGAATTACCTAGTTCAcaatgtcagtagtgccaaggtTGGGAAACTCTGCTTTATACAAATATTTCCCAAAGTGTGTTTCATGGAACACCTTTATCACAATGGTCAAATAGGTTTGGGTACTGCTGTTTGTTTTATCCCTTCATGAAAGCTTTTAGTGAGTATTATGAGTGTATTCAAGGCTCTTGAGAAGTCCTGCAGTGAACAAGCATGCTTCCCAATATGACGAGTGTCACCCTAATATTAGTAACTCCCACTTATATTCTAAACAATGGTCTGGAAATTCTGTCTTGGAAACTTCCAGCATGCGTATCTGTCTCCTGGGGCCCCTTCTCAGGGGGTCCCCGCAGTGTTCCGGTGCTCACTGAGGCTTTGTGGGGTACCAGACGGGTTTATGGGTTGCATGAGGAAGGAGTCTGTCTCTGGGAAGTTTCAGTTTCTCATTCATAAAAACATGGAACAGATGGGTGTCTGGCTGGGCAGGCCAACCCTAGAGGAGAGGGGCACGCACATATACTGAGTTTGCTGGGTCCCCTGTGCTGCCTGCCCCAGAGGCAGGAAACACCTATGGCGTCCCTGCCCTGGGGAAACCCACAGTTCTGACAAATGTTACACTCAGAGGATTACACAAATTCTTGTAAAATCGTTATGTGCTCAGTGCTTACATGTAAGATGTTCTCAGCTCTACAAAATCTGTCTTAGGCAGGGCAGCGCCTCTGCAGAAGTGGCCTCCAGCTGAGGAGGAAAGGTGGGGAAGGATTGACCAATTGGTgcaagggggaggaaagagctttctAGGAAATAGCTTGTGCAAATATCCTGTGGTGAGAAGAGAGGTTGATCTCTAGGAAACAAAAGAAGTCGACAGGGATGGGGTGGCACAAGGGAGCCAGGGGCAAAggggatttttaaatatttctcagtgGTAGTTTTATAGAGATGCAATTCACATACAATGCAATTCACCCAGGagagtacaattcagtggtttttttgTACATTCACAgaattgtacaaccatcaccactatcgaTTTTAGAACACTTTCATGACCTCATGAAGAAATCTCATATCCTTTAGTTATCAACCTCCTACTTCTGAGCTGAGCAGCACATATATCTATATTCCTGTTAAGCCCCCAAGGCAGACATTATTAATGGATCACCATCCCCAACAGCCTTAAGCAATTCCTAATCTTGTGTTCCTATAGATTTGCCTGTCCTAGACactacatataaatggaatcacatgcTCTGTCCCTTTGCCCCTGGCCTCTCTCACTGAGCATGAGGTTTTCCAGCTACATCAGTGTTGGTGCATCACTCCTTTTTGACTGAATAATTGGTTGTATCTGTCTACCACATTCATCACTTGATGGACAGTTGAGtgatttccaccttttggctattaggTGTAATGCTGCTCTGAATGTTCTTGTACAAATTTTTATGGGATGTATGTTTCCATTTGTGTTGGGTATATATATCCAGGAGTTAAATCCTGGGTCACAGGCAACTGTGTCTTTCACTCTGCAGACTGTTTTGGGCTGTAGCCAGACTCTTTTCTGAAGCGGCTGCACCGTTCCATTCCCACTTGCAGTGTGTGAGCCTTCCAATTTATCTGTGTCCCATCCAACACTTTCTAATTCTAGACATCTTAGTACATATGACATggcatctcattatggttttgatttgcatttccctaatgactaatgattttgagcattttttcacgTGCCTATTGGCCTTTCGtaaatcttctttggagaagtgtctgttgagagcttttgtgctctttttgaattgtctttttattactgagttgtaagaatCATATATTCTGTATACAAGACTCATAGCAGAtgcatgatttgcaaatattttcacccatTCTATGTGTCgtcttttcaaacatttttagttttgattaagtccaatttatctacttTCTTTTGCTCTTCATGTTATGATGTCATATCCAAGACTCCATTGCCAAATTCAAGATCATGAAGACTGGCGTCTCTATTTTCTTACAACAATTGTATTGTTTTAGCTCCTACCatggctttgatccattttgacatAGTATAAGGTAAGGgccatgtggctgtccagttgcCCAATACAAGCAAAGACAATTTAAGCTCAGCCTCGGCCCAGTGTAGCCAGCCATTGCAGCTTCTTGCTGGCTATGTTGAAAAGAATTCATGGGCTTCTGCATGAGCTCAGTTTGGTGATCCATTAGCAATGTCTGCCCCAGGTGCCGAATAGTAATATAAACATGCTGCTCAGCTCAGAGCAATCCAAAGCCTTCACTGCCTCCCCTAACTTGTCCTTAACCTTTCCTATGGAGGATATTGATCTGAGTTGGGGATAGGAGTGTTGCCCCTGTGCCCAGCTCCTGGCCCCTGTCCCACAGGACGTTAGCCTGCACTTTGTGCTCTGGGGCTGCCTGCATGTCTACCAGCGCATGATTGACAAGGCTGAGGACGTGTGCCTGTTCGTGGCCCAGCCTGGGGAGCTGGTGGGACAGCTGGCAGTGCTCACTGGAGAGCCCCTCATCTTCACCCTACGAGCCCAGCGCGACTGCACTTTCCTGCGGATCTCCAAGTCGGACTTTTATGAGTATGGCAGGGCCCATTGTTGGGTGGGAGGGGCACTGGAGGGTCATAAGCCAACTCTTCTGCCCAGGGAAAGGTTATCCCTCTGCAAGCCCAGACGCCTTTCTGGGGCAGATTTAAGCCCTTCCAGCCCCACTTACTGCCCTCCAGGCTCTCACCTGCTGTCTCCACTCCCTAAGAGCTATTTCGGGCCACGCCCAGTACATGATTCCCCTACAGGATTATGCGCGCACAGCCTAGTGTGGTATTGAGTGCCGCGCACACAGTGGCAGCAAGGATGTCGCCCTTCGTGCGCCAGATGGACTTCGCAATCGACTGGACTGCGGTGGAGGCGGGACGCGCGCTGTACAGGTGCAGCCCTCGCCTCCAACTTGCCATTTAGGCCCTGCCTAGGCCCAGGCCCTGACCCTTCTgacccaccccacaccccaggcaGGGTGACCGCTCAGACTGCACCTACATCGTGCTGAATGGGCGGCTCCGTAGTGTCATCCAGCGAGGCAATGGCAAAAAGGAGCTGGTGGGCGAGTACGGCCGTGGAGATCTCATCGGGGTGGTAAGCAACGCCCCACTTGTGTCCTCTGATCTCCCCCAAGGCCATTTTCCCCGCTCCTCCCAACAAACACATTCCCGGTCATCAGATGATGCGGAGGCCCCGACTTCTGACCTCGCCCATCCACTTTCCCCAGATCCTTTCGTAGGGCCGGGATCAGGGGCAAGCTCATTGCGTAGTGAGTCTGATCTGACTCTGCCCCCAGACCTTTCTTCATCAGTGGAGGAGACCCCCGCCTGGGGTGGATGCCTGTCCTCTCCCACTCCACAGAACCCTAGTGGGTAGTGAAGCTTTGGTTTTCGCCATCTCCCTCTTGGAGACTGGGTACCGCTGCTTCTCTGCACCCATGGTCAACCTCCCACTTATCTTTCCGGGGCCTCCTCGCTCAAGCAGCCCTAGTCATACACATGGGCCCCCAGGTGGAGGCGCTGACACGGCAGCCACGCGCTACAACAGTGCACGCTGTGCGTGACACAGAGCTGGCCAAACTCCCCGAGGGCACCCTGGGCCACATCAAACGCCGATACCCGCAGGTACTGCTGGACGCGTCCTGGGCTGGCCTCACAGGGGCGGGGCGCCAGGGGGTGGAACCATAGGAAGGAGGCGAAGCCGCCCGCCCACTGAGTGCGGGGCTTTGGGGACCAGGACCCAGTAAGAGGAGGGAAAGTGGGACTCGCACAGTTGCTGCTGTAGTCTCACTGGACCGCCGGTCCCCAACGCCCCAGGTTGTGACCCGCCTCATCCATCTCCTGAGCCAGAAAATCTTGGGGAATTTGCAGCAGCTGCAAGGACCCTTTCCAGGTGATAACAGGCCGCCCCTGGGAATGCTGGGAGATGTAGTCCTATCGAGAACACCGCGGGAGATGGAACCCCAAACCCACAGCATGGTGGGGAACAGTCCCGCTTGTAAACCACGCTCTGGGCGGGCCTTGGGGCCGGAAGTGGAATCCGGGTCTCGGTGTATGCTGGTGGATAGAGTTCGGATTCCTAGGCATGCCGTGAAGCAGTCGGAGACTCAGGTGTGCTAGTTAGTGGTATCCAAAGTCTCAGTCGAGCTGAGGGGCGGAGTCTTTAGGGGTGAGCTTGGTTCTGGGTGTCAGGGCCTTCTTGGGGGGATGGAGTCCacttcccaaacactgaaaaaGGAAGTTCCTTTTTCAGACCAGAGTATGCTGGGAAATGGAGTTCATGAGCCGGTGTTTGGTACCTAGGGCATGTTGGGAAGTGCCTTCTGAAGTTGCCGGCATGCTGGGAGATGTGGTTTTCTGTCCAGCACCTGCTGGAAGATGTAGCTTTGCAGAGTTAGGTACACTGGGGAGTAAGGGCGGGAGGTTCTATGTTACGGCGACCCGACCCTGGGCCAGCTCTGCTACCTCCATATCCCTTTTCCCCCAGGGGCTTCTGCCTTCACCCCACCATATGAATCCCTGGGGTGGTGGCCAGGGTGACCCGTGGCCAAGAACCACCCCCACGCCCAGGACCTTAGCCCGGAGAGGGAAGGTTTTTCTGAACTGAGACGAGACAGATGGCATGGGACCAGGCATTGAGGAGAACTGCCAAAGCCCTGCACGCAGGGTTTAGTGGTTTTGAAACACCTCGAGGAGGAAAATGAGCAAGGAGGAGAAACAGGGGAGGGGACAGGTCAGTAAGAGTAGGGGAAGGACATGTGGGCTTGTGCGGACTGTTAGGGGATGCggctggaggggaggaggcagtgAGAGGCCCGGGCAAGAGACAGAGGGTAAGGGCCTAGGGTAGAGTGTCAGTGGAGAACCTGGGAAGCCGTATATAGACCCAAAGTGTGTGGGTTTCTGTCTAGCTTTGTGTTCAAATCCTTTCAGTGAACGGGGCACCAAAGCCAGAAAGGTGTAGGAGCATGGATCCATCCCTGCAGACACGGTGGAGAATCGGAACAGTTGTGGGGTTGTGTAACAGACCCCGTTGAGGAGATTAAGGCCAAAACTGAGGGCTCCACTGGCCAGATCCAACCAAAACGGGACATGGATGTGGCTGTGGGTTCAGGATGGGGACCATGATTTCTGCTATGGCTTTGTTTGCCTCTGCTGGAGGATGCCTCTGCCTTGCAGGGGTTTCTCAGAAGGAGGTGGTAGGTCTCTCCAGACATAGCACTGCACAGCATATCTCCTCCATTGGGGTCTCAGCAGGCTCGGGGCTAGGCGTCCCCCCTCACTCGGAGCTCACCAACCCAGCCAGCAACCTGGCAACAGTGGCGGTCCTGCCCGTGTGTGCTGAGGTGCCCATGGTGGCCTTCACTCTGGAGCTGCAGCACGCTCTGCAAGCCATTGGTCAGTCGGGGACGGGGGCGGTGCATGAGAGCAGGCCATTGGTCTGGGGAGGACCCAATGGATGTGGGCGGGGCACTCGCCAATAAGTAGAGATGCCtgcgtggggggtgggggtgggagtcatTGTTTTGTGGCAGACGCCCCCAGCTCCGTGGACCTGGGCTCCTGACCCCCTTCCTTCCCCATCCCCAGGTCCCACGCTCCTCCTCAACAGTGACATCATCCGGGCCCGCCTGGGGGCCTCTGCCCTGGACAGGTGTGTGTTGGGGTGTGGAGTGGAGGGAGATGGTGAGAGAGAAGCTTCAAGCCTAGTATTCTTTCAGTTCTGACTGAGTTCTAGGCTGTGACCTGAGGAGCATGTGCCCCCATCCACCTAGTCAGTTGGGAGACAAGGGGGTGaacctgccccaggagcacacagGCACAATATGGGGGCCTGGGTGTCTAGGGCCCCTTCCCCCCAGCAGTAGAGCTACATGGTTTCTGGGCAGCATGGGACCCTTGACCAACCCCAGAATAACAGTTGCGCTCCCCCGCCCCAGCATCCAAGAGTTCCGTCTGTCAGGGTGGCTGGCCCAGCAGGAGGATGCGCACCGCATCGTGCTCTACCAGACGGATGCTTCGCTGACGCCCTGGACGGTGCGCTGCCTGCGCCAGGCTGACTGCATCCTCATCGTGGGCCTGGGCGACCAGGAGCCCACCCTCGGCCAGGTCCGGGGACCTTGCACGGTGGCCTTCGCCGACCTCACCCCATGCCCGGCCCTCCTGTGCTAGCGCAGGACCACACGCAGCCTCACCGTGGGGCTAGGTGACCGGGGGACCCCAGCTCGGCCccgtgtggggggaggggaggacacCGGTGATTGGTGACTTGTCCTCCCACCCCCTGCAGCTGGAGCAGATGCTGGAGAACACTGCGGTGCGCGCCCTCAAGCAGCTGGTCCTGCTGCACCGCGAGGAGGGCGCGGGCCCCACGCGCACGGTGGAGTGGCTCAACATGCGCAGCTGGTGCTCGGGGCACCTGCACCTGCGCTGTCCGCGCCGCCTGTTCTCACGCCGCAGCCCCGCCAAGCTGGTGAGCCTGCGCCTGGAGCTGGGCGATCCGGGAACTGCACTTCTCCAGACCTTCAGGGCGTGGCTTAGAGGCCTGCGAGGCTGGGGCGGTGCCAGGGAGGCCCGGATGTCATCTCCTGCACCCCAGTTCTCATAGATCGTGTCTCTCTTCTCCCCCTACCCCCCATCCCAGCATGAGCTCTACGAGAAGGTTTTCTCAAGGCAGGCAGACCGGCACAGTGACTTCTCTCGCCTGGCGCGGGTGCTCACAGGCAACACCATCGCCCTGGTgctgggcgggggcggggccaggTGAGGGGTGGGCCAGCGCGGGGGCGGGACTTGCGTCCTGGGAGCCACTCCACGGGGACTGGCACTATCCTTGCCTGCGGGGGAGACGGGCTTTGGGGTTCCCCAGCGGGTCCCTGGGTCTGCTTTTCCTCACAGGGGCTGCTCACACATTGGAGTGCTGAAGGCTTTAGAGGAGGCGGGGGTCCCTGTCGACCTGGTGGGTGGCACATCCATTGGCTCCTTCATTGGGGCGCTGTACGCCGAGGAGCGAAGCGCCAGCCGCACCAAGCAGCGGGCCCGGGAGTGGGCTAAGGTGTGTGCTGGGGGCAGAGATTCCCCCCAATCCAGGAGCACCCTGAAACCTGATCCCAGAGGGGCTTCTGGGCTTCTGACCTTTTCCTGAGCTCCACCTGGACCTGCCTAGAGATACTTCCAGCATCTTGCGTGACCTCCTAGTGGGTGACCCTAGTCCCTAAGTCCCAGGACCCCTGAAAACCTCCTTGTTAGTGACCCCAAGTGACTCCTGTTTGACTCCCGGCCCTTTACTCCTAGAGCATGACTTCGGTGCTGGAGCCTGTGCTGGACCTCACGTACCCTGTCACCTCCATGTTCACGGGGTCGGCCTTCAACCGCAGCATCCACCGTGTCTTCCAGGACAAGCAGATTGAGGTGAGCACCGCTGCCCGCCCCGCCCCCAACCCTGCTCATGGGAGCCCCTGCTCCGCCCCGTTCTGATCCCTGTCTCTGTAGGACCTGTGGCTGCCGTACTTCAACGTGACCACAGACATCACTGCCTCGGCCATGCGTGTCCACAAAGATGGTGGGTGCCCCCGCCGGCCCCATAGCCCCTGTGGCCGCATGGGGatggggtgcagggagggcaaCCAAGTGTCTGGGGCATTAACATGAGTGACCATCACCTTGGCCTGATTGCGGAACACTAACCATCACCCACTAATGCCCCAGAGCCCCAGGTACGTGTGTCCtctggggtggggagctgggagtCTAGTCGGGCACCTCACCCCCTCACGCCATCCCTGCAGGCTGTGTGTGGCGCTACGTCCGGGCCAGTGCCTCCTACTGTCCCTACCTGCCCCCACTCTGCGACCCCAAGGATGGGCACCCGCTGGTGGATGGGTGCTATGTCAACAACGTGCCAGGTCAGCGAGCCCACTGGGCTGGCCGGGCCTCTGAGCATGTCTGAGTGTGTCTGTgcgtgtctgtgtctgtgtgtcctgcCGGGCAGGCTCCCTGTGGCGGTACGTGCGTGCCAGCATGACGCTCTCGGGCTACCTGCCCCCACTCTGCGACCCAAAGGACGGGCATCTCCTCATGGATGGCGGCTACATCAACAACCTGCCAGGCAAGTGACTGCCTGCCCGCTCGTGCACACGAGAGCAGGAGCGTCCATGCGCAGACACACCTGTGCAGGGCTAGGAATGCCTATGCAGTCAAGCAGGTGTACGTGTATGCCTGGGGACAGGAGTGTGTGGAGTTGAAAAGCATGTGCATGCTGTATCAGACAGAAGtggacacacgcacacacagatatgcatgcacacacagagaTACATGGAGATGGGACACTGTTATGCATGCACACCAGCTGCCACGTACTCACGTGTGCTTGCAGAGACTCATGTAGCAGGTATTCACTCATGCTCTGGACAGATGTACATGTTTAGGTACACGTGTTGATGAAATAGGACATGTCTTTGCCTGCTGATCCATCCACACTCACACTGCCTCTCCCTTGAACATGCGTGCATGCACACGCATGCAGACAGGAAGGGCGCCTGCATGACCAAGTTTAGCCATCTTTGTGCCTGCTGACATGTgcaggggagaggcaggtgggTGTGCAACTTAAAACTTCACATTCCCAGCAGCTCACACACACAAGGAGATGTATATGCTGGCTGCACATGCACTCGCAATCCTGTAGGTCAAGAATCAGCAAACCATGCCCgacaggccaaatctggccccttgcctaattttttaaaataaagttttattgtct contains the following coding sequences:
- the PNPLA6 gene encoding patatin-like phospholipase domain-containing protein 6 isoform X2, producing MGISRPGPTGTSLGANLTEWDGAWGVLAPREGSVGRVCDAQPVPFVPQVLGVMIGAGVAVVTAVLILLLARRLRVPKTPAPDGPRYRFRKRDKVLFYGRKIMRKVSQSTSSLVDASVSTTSRPRMKKKLKMLNIAKKILRIQKEAPTLQRKEPPPSVLEADLTEGDLANSHLPSEVLYMLKNVRVLGHFEKPLFLELCRHMVFQRLSQGDYVLRPGQPDASIYVVQEGLLELCLPGPDGKECVVKEVVPGDSVNSLLSILDVITGHQHPQRTVSARAARDSTVLRLPVEAFSTVFTKYPESLVRVVQIIMVRLQRVTFLALHNYLGLTNELFSHEIQPLRLFPIPGLPARTSPVRGSKSAASTSAIEEPRETPGRPPDPTGAPLPGPAGNPVKPTSLEAPSAPLLSRCISMPVDISGLQGVPRSDFDMAYERGRISVSLQEEASGGPQAVLARSPTQEPREQPAGACEYTEASNFCEDESATGGCPFGPYQGRQTSSIFEAAKRELAKLMRIEDPALLNSRVLLHHAKAGTIIARQGDQDVSLHFVLWGCLHVYQRMIDKAEDVCLFVAQPGELVGQLAVLTGEPLIFTLRAQRDCTFLRISKSDFYEIMRAQPSVVLSAAHTVAARMSPFVRQMDFAIDWTAVEAGRALYRQGDRSDCTYIVLNGRLRSVIQRGNGKKELVGEYGRGDLIGVVEALTRQPRATTVHAVRDTELAKLPEGTLGHIKRRYPQVVTRLIHLLSQKILGNLQQLQGPFPAGSGLGVPPHSELTNPASNLATVAVLPVCAEVPMVAFTLELQHALQAIGPTLLLNSDIIRARLGASALDSIQEFRLSGWLAQQEDAHRIVLYQTDASLTPWTVRCLRQADCILIVGLGDQEPTLGQLEQMLENTAVRALKQLVLLHREEGAGPTRTVEWLNMRSWCSGHLHLRCPRRLFSRRSPAKLHELYEKVFSRQADRHSDFSRLARVLTGNTIALVLGGGGARGCSHIGVLKALEEAGVPVDLVGGTSIGSFIGALYAEERSASRTKQRAREWAKSMTSVLEPVLDLTYPVTSMFTGSAFNRSIHRVFQDKQIEDLWLPYFNVTTDITASAMRVHKDGCVWRYVRASASYCPYLPPLCDPKDGHPLVDGCYVNNVPADIARSMGAKTVIAIDVGSQDETDLSTYGDSLSGWWLLWKRLNPWADKIKVPDMAEIQSRLAYVSCVRQLEVVKSSSYCEYLRPPIDCFKTMDFGKFDQIYDVGYQYGKAVFGGWSRGDIIEKMLTDRRSADLNESRRADVLAFPSSGFTDLAEIVSRIEPPKSYVSDGCADGEESDCLTEYEEDMGPDCSRDEGGSPEGASPSTASEMEEEKSVLRHRRCLPQDPPSSAADA